GGTCCTGAAACTCAGGATTCCGGGCGGAAAGGATCTTTACGGCGATAACCGGCTTTCGCCGCGACTGATCAGGAACGTGACCGGCGATTTCGAGATCGAAACGAGGCTCAAGTTCGCGCCGAAATCCGACTATCAAGGCGCCGGGCTTTTGATTTTCAGAAACGACAATAACTTCATACGGCTCGAACGCGGGCTTGGCGGCATCGGCGGAGGCGGGGACGGGATCAAATTCGCCCGCGCCGAAGACGAGAGTTTCGACGAAGTCGCGAAGCCGGCCAATTCCTCGACCAACGCCGCTGAAGTTGATCTGAAATTGAAACGCCGGGGCAAACTCATCACGGCGTTCTGGCGTCCCGCGGGAAAATCGGATTGGATCGAGGTCGGACAGGTCTCGAACTCCTATCCCGAAACGGTCGTTGTCGGCCTTATCGGCGTAAATACCGGTGAAGAGATAACGGCCGAATTCGCATACGTCAAGCTGTTGCCGAGCAGGTAACAGAGTGCAGAGTGCAGAGTGCAGAGTGCAGAGTGCAGATTGCAGAGTGCAGAGTGGAGAGTGCAGAGTTCGACAGAAATTTGAACCCTGCCTTGCGCCCAACCGTTGTGCACTATGCACTATGCACTATGCACTATGCACTATGCACTAAGTCCGCTTCAGTTGATCCGCTGAAATCCGGTCAATTGGATGTTCTGGAACGCCGGCGTTCCGGGCGGCAGGCGCGCGGGATCGAGGAATGTCGTGTCAAAGACCCAATTTCGCGTCGGCGGATTGTAAACCTTCGAGCAGCACTTGAACGCACCGTTGTTGTTGCGCGAATTGAAGAGGTTGATCAGTGAGCCGGAGTAGTTTAGCCGAACGTTCGACCAATTCTCGAGAAACCGCTTGAAGTTATGGACTCCTCCGGTCAGGCGCGGATCGCTGCCGCCTTGATTCGGGGAGTTTTCAAAACTGCTTCTGGCGTCTCCGGCAAGCATCGCGAAGCGCACCGTCGTTTCGGTAGCGGTTCGTTGCGAAAGAGCGAAAGGATATCGAAAACTCCGTGAATCGGTCCAACCGTTCGACAGTATGATCACCGCATCCGAAACGACCGACGCCGGAATATGCGCCGTGGTGTTTTGCGGATTGTAATTGGTCGAAGGCGTCGGCGAACCGACCGAACTTATGCCGGTGGCGTTGTAGTTTCCCTGAACGTAGACCGCGTTTTCCGAAGCCACCGTGAATCCTTTTGTGTTGAGCGGATTGGCCGCATCATAGGTTCCGGGCAGCCTTTGGCCGTTTATCAGGCGAACGGCGCGACGGTAAAAGGCGTGGTCGAGGACGGCGGCCGACGCCGGCGATTCCGACGTTCCGCTTCCGGTGAAGCGAACCGCTTCGTTGAAGTAATCCGCATCCAGCGAATTATTGTTGTTCACGTCTTCGCCGGGCTGCAGAATTCCGTCGTTGTTGCCGAAGATATCCTCCATATCGTACTCGCCGTCAAAGTCCGCGTCGCCGCGGCGGTCGGAAACGTAAAGGACCCAACCGTTTGCTTCGGGAACGTCGGTGTGCCGAAGAGCTCGTCCGTTGGCCGCGCTGAACAGCGTTCCGGCTGCGGGCATCGATAAGTTGTAGCTGCCGTCGAGGAAGTTCTTGAGATTAGTGACGTCGATGTCGATCACGCTCATCACGCCGGCCTTCGGCACATTCGCGCCGTAAACGGTACCGGTGTTGATGTCGTCGTTGTACAGACCTTCACGGGTGTCGAACATCTCGATCGGAAAGGGGACGACGCGTCGGAACTTGGTCGGATCGTCGACCGTCGCCGCGTATTTTCGATAGTCGCCGCTGAAATTCCCGGTCGTGCCATTGTCGATGCCGTTGCAGGTCGTATATGACGAATTGGTGCATTCGTCGGCGAGCACGAGATTGTAGGTCGTGCCGTTCCACGTGTACGAGGTTGCATAGTTCGTGTCGGTCGAATTGAGTGCGACGCCCGGCATCAACCAGCGCTGCATTTTGACGATCGACCGGCTGTCCTTGTTTCCGTAGCTGGCGATCGCGAATTTCGTGTTTCCGCTGACGGTTATCACCGGCGCGGGTTCGGTCAGGCCGAGACTAAGGATGTCTTCGGTGACGTCTCGGCTCTGAATCGTGTTGTCGACCGGGTTGAACCCGACCATTTCGATCTTGATCCAGGTTTGCTTGCCCGAAACGTAGATCCGGTCGCCGTTGAGTTGTGTTGCTTGATAACCGTCGGCCATCGCCTTCGGCAGATATCCTCGGGCCTGGCCGAACGGGGCATCCGTGCCGTCACCGGTGGCCGCGCCGTCGAGCCGCACGCCGCACGCGGTCGAGATCGGCGCCGTGCCGCTGCCCGAAGCGCATCCGGGCAGTTTTGCCTTGCTGTCGGCGAGCGAAACGCGAAGTCCCGGCTTGTTGTAGTAACGCTCTTTTCCGGTAATGATGGTGTCGGCGGAGGCAGTCGTGACGGGCGCGATTCCGATGCCGTCGTTGAACAGGTCGCCGACGGCCCGGCCGCGCTTGATCAGCTCGATGTAGTCGAGCGCGTTGCCGTTGATCGTGCTCGCG
The DNA window shown above is from Acidobacteriota bacterium and carries:
- a CDS encoding DUF1349 domain-containing protein, with translation MKVHTVIALCAALLAGCSAIKESNTSNRETANAVPAKSNTNTVANVAPPVNGARTGEKVDNVVEFDFKNGIPAGWDKLDPETSNPSGWDTSNGVLKLRIPGGKDLYGDNRLSPRLIRNVTGDFEIETRLKFAPKSDYQGAGLLIFRNDNNFIRLERGLGGIGGGGDGIKFARAEDESFDEVAKPANSSTNAAEVDLKLKRRGKLITAFWRPAGKSDWIEVGQVSNSYPETVVVGLIGVNTGEEITAEFAYVKLLPSR
- a CDS encoding pilus assembly PilX N-terminal domain-containing protein, with product MKKFFSKSNEKGSAMVIALLVLTLLSAFVALAVTRTTNETIATSNDAAESKTFAAAQGSLEVMTRNFDKIFDQKLSPAPSDLQHVMDLLPPGFDESYNFNQDIRQTKATETVVMSGELLQGLNALRDEWQIQSTATERSSGVQVALQRKFFNNRVPIFQFGIFYDDDLEFHPGPRFDFGGRVHANGNLFLMAQTGLYFSSRVSAVGHVLTDVGRNGRPWTQWDENVWIKNGSGTYVKLTHTMGSALKNPASGNALFTNPDMPVVYRNGGWPTSKNLFQGNLLSEQRRLDLPLKIASTINGNALDYIELIKRGRAVGDLFNDGIGIAPVTTASADTIITGKERYYNKPGLRVSLADSKAKLPGCASGSGTAPISTACGVRLDGAATGDGTDAPFGQARGYLPKAMADGYQATQLNGDRIYVSGKQTWIKIEMVGFNPVDNTIQSRDVTEDILSLGLTEPAPVITVSGNTKFAIASYGNKDSRSIVKMQRWLMPGVALNSTDTNYATSYTWNGTTYNLVLADECTNSSYTTCNGIDNGTTGNFSGDYRKYAATVDDPTKFRRVVPFPIEMFDTREGLYNDDINTGTVYGANVPKAGVMSVIDIDVTNLKNFLDGSYNLSMPAAGTLFSAANGRALRHTDVPEANGWVLYVSDRRGDADFDGEYDMEDIFGNNDGILQPGEDVNNNNSLDADYFNEAVRFTGSGTSESPASAAVLDHAFYRRAVRLINGQRLPGTYDAANPLNTKGFTVASENAVYVQGNYNATGISSVGSPTPSTNYNPQNTTAHIPASVVSDAVIILSNGWTDSRSFRYPFALSQRTATETTVRFAMLAGDARSSFENSPNQGGSDPRLTGGVHNFKRFLENWSNVRLNYSGSLINLFNSRNNNGAFKCCSKVYNPPTRNWVFDTTFLDPARLPPGTPAFQNIQLTGFQRIN